One genomic window of Halovivax cerinus includes the following:
- a CDS encoding stage II sporulation protein M, which translates to MNDRSGSDEASGSTATRDPTSEPPANEPNPATAESDRTTTGESDRTTTGESEPTTTDDADPETVRRWAILCGLLGVATLLVALATGVQGPIGEAIGAAVLGCAFVGVAVLGPRRAPGALQALANGWAEHRRYTGGAAGLFFLGVAGGLALGATGVNLLQLITEVTGQDPFAGIEESDLTAWWFVQNNTIPFLVSIAGAVSLGLLSAYVIGFNGLLVGNVVWFTGGLVGVDYILVGLLPHGIFELTALFVAAGVGFRIVHRLVARITGRREAFVTRAYLRRTAALVVFAWFLLVLAAFVETYVTSPLLETVFAERLEGLETA; encoded by the coding sequence ATGAACGATCGGTCGGGATCGGACGAGGCGTCGGGGAGTACTGCGACACGCGATCCCACGTCGGAACCACCAGCGAACGAACCGAACCCTGCGACAGCCGAATCCGATCGAACCACGACGGGCGAATCCGATCGAACCACGACGGGCGAATCCGAGCCGACCACGACGGACGATGCCGATCCCGAGACGGTCCGACGCTGGGCGATCCTTTGTGGTCTCCTCGGCGTCGCCACGCTGCTGGTCGCGCTCGCCACCGGCGTTCAGGGTCCGATCGGTGAAGCGATCGGCGCGGCCGTACTCGGATGCGCGTTCGTCGGGGTCGCCGTCCTCGGCCCCCGTCGAGCGCCCGGTGCCCTCCAGGCGCTGGCCAACGGCTGGGCCGAGCACCGACGGTACACCGGCGGGGCAGCCGGGCTCTTCTTCCTCGGCGTCGCCGGCGGGCTCGCTCTGGGCGCAACGGGCGTGAACCTCCTGCAGCTCATCACCGAAGTCACCGGACAGGACCCCTTCGCCGGAATCGAGGAGAGTGACCTCACCGCCTGGTGGTTCGTCCAGAACAACACGATCCCGTTTCTCGTCTCCATCGCGGGTGCCGTCTCGCTGGGGCTCCTGTCGGCGTACGTCATCGGGTTCAACGGCCTGCTGGTCGGCAACGTCGTCTGGTTCACCGGCGGCCTCGTCGGGGTCGATTACATCCTCGTCGGGCTCCTTCCACACGGTATCTTCGAACTGACGGCGCTGTTCGTCGCCGCCGGCGTCGGCTTCCGTATCGTCCATCGGCTGGTCGCACGCATCACCGGTCGCCGCGAGGCGTTCGTCACCCGGGCGTACCTCCGCCGGACCGCCGCACTCGTCGTCTTCGCCTGGTTCCTGCTCGTCCTCGCGGCGTTCGTCGAGACGTACGTCACCAGCCCGCTGCTCGAAACGGTGTTCGCCGAGCGCCTCGAGGGACTGGAAACCGCGTAG